Proteins found in one Campylobacter lari genomic segment:
- the ccoS gene encoding cbb3-type cytochrome oxidase assembly protein CcoS, producing the protein MNGVLMMMIGVSLVALFLAICALLWGIKNKQFDDDYKFTTLNDSEDALNDAVILDKRKKEALEKNKKQP; encoded by the coding sequence GTGAATGGTGTTTTGATGATGATGATAGGTGTTTCTTTGGTTGCTTTATTTTTGGCAATTTGTGCTTTGCTTTGGGGTATAAAGAATAAGCAATTTGATGATGATTATAAATTTACTACTTTAAATGATAGTGAAGATGCTTTAAATGATGCGGTAATTTTAGACAAAAGAAAAAAAGAAGCCTTGGAAAAGAATAAAAAACAGCCATAA
- a CDS encoding c-type cytochrome has translation MKKLLVLSALACLGVSAFAADGATLYKKCAVCHGAKADKVYLNKVPALNSLTAAERLQYMKDYAAGKRNAYGQGAIMKINLKGLTEEDFKAIEEYIESLKK, from the coding sequence ATGAAAAAGCTACTTGTTTTATCAGCTTTAGCATGTCTTGGCGTTTCAGCTTTTGCTGCAGATGGTGCTACACTTTATAAAAAATGTGCAGTGTGCCACGGTGCTAAAGCAGATAAAGTTTACCTTAATAAAGTTCCTGCTTTAAATTCTCTAACTGCAGCTGAAAGATTACAATACATGAAAGATTATGCAGCAGGTAAAAGAAATGCTTATGGCCAAGGCGCAATTATGAAAATCAACCTTAAAGGTTTAACAGAAGAAGATTTTAAAGCTATTGAAGAATATATCGAAAGCTTAAAAAAATAA
- a CDS encoding D-glycero-alpha-D-manno-heptose-1,7-bisphosphate 7-phosphatase has protein sequence MKTKALFLDRDGVINIDKKYVHKIEDFEFCEGIFELCKFFQKQNFLIFAVTNQSGIARAYYNEKDFEILSSYMLDEFLKRNIKIAKIYHCPHLVNCECRKPKPGMLLKAQKEFNLDLSQSFFIGDNLSDMQAGINAGIKNLFLINEDYNDDENYKVFENLKELLRYLKDRK, from the coding sequence ATGAAAACAAAGGCATTATTTTTAGATAGAGATGGGGTTATTAATATAGATAAAAAATACGTTCATAAAATTGAAGATTTTGAATTTTGTGAAGGTATTTTTGAACTTTGTAAATTTTTCCAAAAGCAAAATTTTTTAATTTTTGCAGTCACTAATCAATCGGGTATTGCAAGAGCTTATTATAATGAAAAAGATTTTGAAATTTTAAGTTCATATATGCTGGATGAATTTTTAAAAAGAAATATTAAAATAGCAAAAATTTATCATTGTCCACATTTGGTAAATTGTGAATGTCGTAAGCCAAAACCTGGTATGCTTTTAAAAGCACAAAAAGAATTTAATCTAGATTTGTCACAATCTTTTTTTATAGGAGATAATTTAAGTGATATGCAAGCTGGAATTAATGCTGGCATAAAAAATCTATTTTTAATCAATGAAGACTATAATGATGATGAAAACTATAAAGTATTTGAAAATTTAAAAGAACTTTTGCGTTATTTAAAGGATAGAAAATGA
- the rfaD gene encoding ADP-glyceromanno-heptose 6-epimerase — translation MKIVITGGAGFIGSALALELQDKHEVLIVDKMRSSATFENGNLESFGHFKNILDFEGELYVGDINDEKTLKVIKAFKPDVIFHKAAISDTTVYDQNKVLKTNLNTFKDFIELALELNAKLIYASSASVYGDAPSPQTVNLSEAPKNPYAFSKLMMDKLAKKYFDKMHIVGLRYFNVYGKGEFFKNTTASMILQFGHQILAGKSPRLFEGSDRIYRDFVYIKDVVSANLQALEAKSGIYNVATGKARTFQDIVDILQKELNTNYPCEYIPNPYKNAYQFHTQAKLDESFSYKAKFSLEEGIKDYLDEIKRLYEKEVNA, via the coding sequence ATGAAAATAGTGATAACAGGTGGAGCAGGTTTTATAGGTTCTGCCCTTGCTTTAGAGCTTCAGGATAAACACGAAGTTTTGATTGTTGATAAAATGCGCTCAAGCGCTACTTTTGAAAATGGAAATTTAGAAAGTTTTGGTCATTTTAAAAATATTTTAGATTTTGAAGGTGAGCTTTATGTGGGTGATATTAATGATGAAAAAACTTTAAAAGTTATAAAAGCTTTTAAACCTGATGTAATTTTTCATAAAGCTGCAATTTCAGATACAACTGTGTATGATCAAAATAAAGTTTTAAAGACTAATTTAAATACTTTTAAAGATTTTATAGAACTTGCCTTAGAGCTTAATGCAAAATTAATCTATGCAAGTTCAGCTTCAGTTTATGGAGATGCACCAAGCCCACAAACTGTAAATTTAAGTGAAGCTCCTAAAAATCCTTATGCATTTTCAAAATTAATGATGGATAAATTAGCAAAAAAATACTTTGATAAAATGCATATAGTCGGGCTTAGATATTTTAATGTCTATGGCAAAGGAGAATTTTTTAAAAATACCACTGCTTCTATGATTTTGCAATTTGGACATCAAATTTTAGCAGGTAAAAGTCCGCGTTTGTTCGAAGGAAGCGATCGAATTTATCGTGATTTTGTGTATATTAAAGATGTTGTGAGTGCGAATTTGCAAGCTTTAGAAGCAAAAAGTGGAATTTATAATGTAGCCACAGGTAAAGCAAGAACTTTTCAAGATATAGTAGATATTTTACAAAAAGAATTAAATACTAATTATCCTTGTGAATATATTCCTAATCCTTATAAAAATGCCTATCAATTCCATACCCAAGCAAAATTAGATGAGAGTTTTTCGTATAAAGCTAAATTTAGTCTTGAAGAGGGTATAAAAGATTATTTAGATGAGATTAAAAGGCTTTATGAAAAGGAAGTAAATGCTTGA
- the rfaE1 gene encoding D-glycero-beta-D-manno-heptose-7-phosphate kinase — MLDFLSSKKPKILVVGDFMVDHYIWCDCTRISPEAPVMVMKSQKEDKRLGGAGNVYANLKSLGAEVFALGLVGDDESGRFLKENLNAKLLVEKGRKTPLKSRVLSHSQQVLRLDDENDFDTKLEDEIIKEYKKIVKDYDAIILSDYAKGVLTSKVTKALIEYANTLNLPILIDPKGSDFSKYQNATLLTPNKKEATLALGVEKIDNLEKALKKLKDDLNLTYSIITLSEEGIALFDEKLHIIPAKALEVYDVTGAGDSVIAMLAYALALKVDIVKACELANDAAAVVVAKVGSVSVSLEEIKNLKKASFEDKIKNKEELTKLIQGQKVVFTNGCFDIMHYGHIKYLEKAKKLGDILVVGLNSDESVKRLKGNSRPINIEFQRACMLASMYFVDYVVIFNEDTPYKLIEFLKPDVLVKGADYKDKEVVGSNLVKKVELIDFEDGFSTTNIINRIVNDK, encoded by the coding sequence ATGCTTGATTTTTTAAGTTCTAAAAAGCCAAAAATTTTAGTTGTTGGGGATTTTATGGTGGATCATTATATATGGTGTGATTGCACTAGAATTTCTCCAGAAGCTCCTGTAATGGTAATGAAATCACAAAAAGAAGATAAAAGACTAGGTGGAGCTGGTAATGTATATGCAAATTTAAAAAGTCTTGGCGCTGAGGTTTTTGCTCTAGGGCTTGTGGGTGATGATGAGAGTGGGAGATTTTTAAAAGAGAATTTAAATGCAAAATTATTAGTAGAAAAAGGTAGAAAAACCCCTCTTAAGAGTAGGGTTTTATCACATTCTCAGCAAGTTTTAAGACTTGATGATGAGAATGATTTTGATACTAAATTAGAAGATGAAATTATCAAAGAGTATAAAAAAATCGTAAAAGATTACGATGCAATTATTTTGAGTGATTATGCTAAAGGAGTTTTAACTTCAAAAGTTACAAAGGCTTTGATAGAGTATGCAAATACTTTAAATTTACCTATTTTGATTGATCCAAAAGGAAGTGATTTTAGCAAATATCAAAATGCAACCTTGCTAACTCCAAATAAAAAAGAAGCTACTTTGGCCTTAGGGGTAGAAAAAATAGATAATTTAGAAAAAGCTTTAAAAAAATTAAAAGACGATTTAAATCTAACTTATTCTATTATAACTTTATCTGAAGAAGGAATAGCACTTTTTGATGAAAAATTACATATTATTCCTGCAAAAGCTTTAGAAGTTTATGATGTAACAGGAGCTGGAGATAGTGTTATAGCTATGCTTGCTTATGCTTTGGCTTTAAAGGTTGATATTGTAAAAGCATGTGAGTTAGCAAATGATGCTGCAGCTGTTGTAGTAGCAAAAGTTGGAAGTGTGAGTGTAAGTTTAGAAGAGATAAAAAATCTAAAAAAAGCTTCTTTTGAAGATAAAATTAAAAACAAAGAAGAACTTACAAAATTGATACAAGGTCAAAAAGTAGTTTTTACAAATGGGTGTTTTGATATTATGCATTATGGCCATATAAAATATCTTGAAAAAGCTAAAAAATTAGGAGATATCCTAGTTGTAGGTTTAAATTCAGATGAAAGTGTAAAAAGACTAAAAGGAAACTCAAGACCTATAAATATAGAGTTTCAACGTGCATGTATGCTTGCGAGTATGTATTTTGTAGATTATGTAGTGATTTTTAATGAAGATACTCCTTATAAATTAATAGAGTTTTTAAAACCTGATGTGCTAGTCAAAGGAGCTGATTATAAAGACAAAGAAGTAGTGGGTTCAAATTTAGTAAAAAAAGTAGAATTGATTGACTTTGAAGATGGATTTAGTACTACTAATATAATTAATAGGATTGTAAATGATAAGTAA
- the gmhA gene encoding D-sedoheptulose 7-phosphate isomerase, which translates to MISKIEKEFIQHQKILEQSLNLKEQIVMVAQELKVCLKNGGKILICGNGGSAADSQHFAAELSGRYKKERKALAAIALSTDTSALSAIGNDYGFEFVFSRQVEALASDNDVLIGISTSGKSPNVIKAFEKAKEIGTKCIGLSGKGGGAMNELCEHNIVIPSDDTARIQEMHILIIHCLCDLIEEEY; encoded by the coding sequence ATGATAAGTAAAATCGAAAAGGAATTTATTCAACATCAAAAAATTTTAGAGCAAAGTTTGAATTTAAAAGAGCAAATTGTTATGGTTGCTCAAGAGTTAAAAGTATGTTTGAAAAATGGAGGGAAAATTTTAATTTGTGGAAATGGTGGAAGCGCTGCAGATAGCCAACATTTTGCAGCCGAACTTAGCGGAAGATATAAAAAAGAAAGAAAGGCTTTAGCTGCTATTGCCCTAAGTACCGATACTTCCGCTTTAAGTGCTATAGGAAATGACTATGGTTTTGAATTTGTTTTTTCAAGACAAGTTGAAGCTTTAGCTAGTGATAATGATGTGTTGATTGGAATTTCTACTAGTGGAAAAAGTCCAAATGTGATTAAAGCTTTTGAAAAAGCTAAAGAAATTGGTACCAAATGTATAGGGCTTAGCGGAAAAGGTGGTGGAGCGATGAATGAATTATGCGAGCATAATATAGTTATTCCAAGTGATGATACAGCTAGAATTCAAGAAATGCATATTTTAATTATACATTGTTTATGTGATTTAATAGAAGAAGAATATTAA